The nucleotide window tcaaattattattattattagtagtagtagtatagtgATACTGGTATAGATTTAGTTGCATTATCGTTGCCATCCTATTCCCACAACTTTTTAAAACCCCTCTAACTATGAGCAGTAAGTAACTGACGGTTGCCTTCACACAAATGGGTGAGCTTTCATTGTGCTTTTGCAGATAAGCAGACTTACAGCACCAAGAATGAATCACTGGATCTCTTCAAGGCAGCCATTGGCCACTCCTACTCCTGTAAGAACGAGTCCATCTTCCTCGGAAAGGGGATATACTTGGAAGTGACCCAGGATAGAGTCCAGGCCTTCAACTTCACTGCGAACCAGTTTGGCCACCGTGAGTAATACGAGACTTTGGTCTAAAtccaacagcaaaaaaaaatgtgtcactTTTATACTTACAACACAATTCATCAAATGCAAGATGCCTACTTGGCCTTTAATACAAATGTGAAGCAAACAGAATGACATATTTAGCCATGTATGTAGCCTGTAGTATGTAGTAGGCTAGGTGAAATGAACAGTTAGAGACCAGATGTTTGTTTTGAAGCACATTCAACTTATATAATCACAACAGGTCTTGGCACATAATACTGAATGGAAACTACAGCACACACTGTGTTGACTCACTGCTTATGAAAAATACTGTTGATGTATTTAGAAGGATGAGTGAACAGATTTAACTGTTATACTGTGACCACGTCATTCACTGTGTTTCATTGTACTTGTTCTTCTGTTCCAGCTGACCTGTGCAAGGCCGACCAGCCTGACTACACTGTTGCCATCGCTGTGGGCGTTGTCCTTCTCATCCTCATCGTTATCGTGATCCTTGCGTACATATGCAGCCGCCGACGCAGGTCCGACGGCTACCAGTCCCTGTGAGGAACGTGTGCGGGCAAAGGATACCAACCACCTCCGTCCGTGGAGCATCAttcatcctctcatctcatctgtagGCCTAATGCTCCCTCAGCGTCCCAATGTGGAAGTCATATTTTGTAATCTCGACAGTTTACAGCTTTGTTTCTTTGCGCACTGTGTTATTAACTGATGTCTGTAGGATGCTATTGTGTGAACTGGTGTTGAGTGAAGGTCACTATCCTCATAAAGCactgatttttgttttttgttgttgttgatttggCTTTTTCAGCTATAATGAAGTATTAATGAAAAAGGGATGACTGTCACTCACATCATACTAAAGGGAATCAAGATAGGTCTATGCCACAATATATTGTAAAACTTTGACAAAATAGTATTTCAGAACGACATGTTTTTCTGATTCAGTTCCTTACTCAAAGGGTATGTATAAgtgggaataataataataataataaggtgGTTGTTGCAAAGCTTTAAAGTTTTAGCCGTAGTGAGCTTATTTAAAGGCAGTCCTCAAATGTTATGAAGGGAATATATGCAAAGGCAAACAAAGACTGTATGCATTGTACACAGCTACAAACTGGGAAATATTTTGATtgtatgtttaaaaaaaagcattttcaaTTTGTTAAAATAAAGAGCAACTGACTTTACCAAACAGggactttttgtctttttctttaaaaaaaaacattcacttgTTTTAACTGGTCAGTTTTATGTTTTAACTTCATGTCTGACTCTGAATGAACACGTGGACAATGCGTGGATGCTGAAAACGTTCATTGAAAACTTTTattcttgagtaggcctaccccGGAGCGGATCGGAGCTGGGAGGAGTTCTACTTGGGGGACATTACAGTCCCCCAAAAGGGGCGTTTGTTTTCGGGAACAGGAAAGCAACTACATCAACAACAACGAGATGGAGGGTAAAATCGTGTTTATTCCTAGAAAGCTAACATTAGGATTACGTTTTAATGTGCATGAGGTAGGATACATGTATGAAAAACGCGATCCAGTGGTGTGACTGAGGGTACATGATGGCATGCGTGTGGTAGCTGCTGCATGATATTTTCTCTGTTACGAAATCACACAATAAATACATAGACGCGGGCTATAACTTCGATCAGATTAGCACATATCTAGGATTTCTATGTGTTATTCGGGTCCGTGTATATCTATGTGTTATTTGTTTCTTGCGACATGGAACCGGCTCAGCGCGGGCAGAATCGTACCCAAATTCATCTTCAGCTTCAAGCGACGCAGGACCGCTAGTTCAAGTTTCATTTCAGAAGGATCCAAACCGAAAACGGAAGTATCTGGAGTCAGAACCCAAAGCACTCggggtgtgtatttgagttaaCGTGTGGACCTAGCTACTACAGATCCCTTAAACTGTAAAATTACTAAGTCATATAATTCACACCGAGGCTATTTAATCAAAGCGCGCATGTTTCTGTTCAGTGCACTCAGATTGTACTCGCAATCTTCCTGGTGAACGCCGGTTTCCTCAATGGGACAACTTGGTTGAGTGTAATGGAAATCCTAAATGGAATCTTTGTAAGTTATGGATGACACCTGCCTGTATAGTGTTATAATAGTGTTTATAAAATTATAACAGTGTTTATAAAAACACTAACGCAATTTCTCCTTGCAGCCCATTATTGCTGGAAGTGTGGCCATTGCAGCACAGAATCTTTCACTACCAGCAGTAAGTTTTGGCAAGCCCATACCAACAAATTTCACCCATTATAGATGCCTTAATTTTAACCTTTAAAGTAAAGCCTTCTATAATTAAGTAGAAACGCCCTTAAGGTCAATTAAGGAATAAAAGCCTATAATGAATATCCCTTACTTTTTGATTTCCTCTACCCCCTTAATCAAGGAATCCCTGAATTAACACTTTAAGATAAAATAGAAGGCCTAACCTGACCTTAGCTACTCCCTTAATCTCAACACAAAAAGGGAACCCTTTACCTGATCCCCTCATGTAAGATTAACGGGTTTCATATCTTTAAAAATGTGTGCCGTGTTTTCAGGGGTAATTGAATGTAAATTTGCATTTCAGCCTATAGCCCATTGCAATAAGCAGGCAAATAAAGTGCACATCAtggttaaaggtgcactatgagatcttgCATGTTTTTTAGAGCAATTTCATGTTTGTCTCAAATCATAGCATCTCCCTTTGATCAGCTTGCTGCCTGCTCCCTGAATACATTGTGAAAAAATCTGGTCTCTGGAGACAGCTGTAAAACTGGGGCTGTGAAACGTCCAACAAACACTTGAACACAGGCTGTGtaccaaaacataacaaaatttCAGCCAAACACCAAGATGTTTAGGGGACGAGTTGGGGGTTAGTGAGCATGCACATAACTTGATTTAGTAGCATGCATTGGaaagtagtgttttgtttgtttacgtggaATGTCAACAGAAGTAACATCATTCAGGATCTCATAGAGCACCTTTAACTATTTCCACTCTTATTTCTATCCAGCTTAGGGGCTGTTTGGGACTGCAGATTTTCACCAGCATAGCCTGTGGAATCACCTTCCTGTGTAGGCTTACCCAGCTAGAAGACATGCATTATTATGAGTGCCGTTTTATGTCATACGAACTGAACGGAACGGTCCATCACAAAGCATGCACAATGTTGTTGGTGAGCAAAATAACGCTTGTGTTCCCTAAGATAACTTCTCCTacgaatatacacttttttaaatcaatATTTAGGCTACCTCATATTCAGGAAAGGCAAGCAATGTCTCAACTGACTGGAACCCAGTTCAGCTGTCTGtttcattccattccattcttcATCCACTGACAAAAATGTACAACCCTTTGGGataattgtaggcctacttgtgtcATCATTAAACTGACCTATTTCAGTCATTTTTCAATTGACCATCACACAGTTAACAGTTCATCTACTTCTTCACTACATTATGCTGCATGTGTTGCCTCTCTTAAAAGATAAACGAAAAGGTTCAAAGATTTTCCAAGGAAACACAAAACTTTTGTGAGGGTAAGAGTAAACCATGGCGTAAAGAAATGACGGAAGGTTATCGAGCCTTTGAAGTGCTTTCCCTTGCATTCACTTTTGCATTCCTTTGTAATTTTGCACTGCCTCCCAAAGTAATGCGATGACTTGGTGTGAAGGCAAGAAAGCTACCTATCTTTGCCctaataaggagatccggtatcttgagatctttttctatgggaaaataacatgggggttttcaattatcgcacctgttaaacttttgcggggacgaagaaattggaaatgcagacgtttggCACTACAAAGCTGTCCTCAAGTTCAGAATAccgtgatcttcggtaggtgaagacgggaCACTTCGATCTTTTgacccagagctaacttacaatgcaacttgccgttggcagttagcttcaattaacacccggatctccttatatggccaAAGATGGCCGCTTTGGATCCTTTAtataggcgaacttcagaggtctattgaaaACATCAGCATACTACAGGTGCAGAGTAAAACCTTAAATTAGTCAAACCATTCGTtcattcttttgttttgttccaCTCGACAGCAGGCGGAGGACCATTATTCTGCTGAGATCAAAGTGGTCATGACAGCAGTTATCGGCATCTCTATCACACTGGCGGCCTACTGCTGCAAAGTCATCCAGTGCTGTTCGCCAGCCAGTTTTACGGTGAGTCCTTCCTgctgatacacacaaacatacagacctACAGTTTGTGCTACCACACAACTCACTAAATAACAACTGCTGTAAACAGGTGTTCTCCAAGGGTAGCAATCAAAATATAACTCCTAGAGTCACTTGACAGTCATTCATGATCAGTACTGGTGGTTTAGGTGACATGTTTGCAGTGCTGTCTCCGATATTGATGGCATGTCTTTATTGATTACGTGCCTTTTGTATATGGTGGTGCCTTCAGGAAGGTTTGTTATGAAAGTGCCTTAcaagtaggctgggtgaaccctgcctgaccttccgacgaatttggatttcgcccgatACTTTCGCCTGGATTTCGTCCcaatactaatgttcaatcttaaaagattgagcttagcatggtgatagccaggctacctTACAAGTGCCTTGTTGCTGTTACTTATCAGATACCTGTAATCAGGTTTCCATtcaaataatttgcatataaGCAGTAATGAAAATGTggctaaaatatatattttttaaaagcagCTATAGGTTCAAAGCTTGAGGTTGTCAGGGCTACCtgtataggggggggggggggcagttaatatggcgttaatatggttttgtttcttttaacttgcataaaatactgcggcttaaacacaatgtggcttatatgcgggaaaaaaatgtttgggtCATTCTGTGTGAAATCCCCCAGTTTCAGCAAAATTTGCCAGGTGACCTTCTCTggaaaaatctgaaaaaatcacaggtgtttgtggaCCAAACCAGTGCATAAATCTTGAATAGTATCTGTATAACTATGTAAATAACtcattcaactatgaaccataaaatgtgtttagattggatatgtgcagcaaacaagtgactctCTTACTCCTCTACATTGAcctccattgtattaaaagaacatcacatgtggtgcaaagtggtaatGCAGATCCAATACAAATTCAGTGGATTATTTCCAAAGATCCTATCTCAATAAGgaaactgtccacatggtgaaattaGAAGatgaaaatgggcttttttgaaAATCAAACAATTATCTGACAGTATGATAATGATAACATCCAAAGtgaatgcatggacatgaccttatagtccatatagtccatacaatatatgagtgggaaaaaaatctGATGAATTTGTGTCAAACACTTTTTGAATGAGAATCCTTCAAaggtgatgatgtcttttcacaaaatgaatttatagccacagagaaattacacaagatacgTCTGATCTGATTGGATTTTATCATTCAATAGGAAAATGTGCTCctgttcacatactgtagttttttTTGGAGAGGTTGACCTGTGAgccactgggtgatttgacacaggATGACCGCTTTAGATTTTTTCATATCAACAGTACTTGATGACCTTGAGAAAATGGAGAGATATATGTGAAACACCACCAGATTCCTCCTTAAAGTCTGAAAATCATTTTACAGCCATTTTCAATTAAGTGGTGCatcttaattttttttatcagctTCAACGGCTTCTGTATTTGCTCTGTTCCAGCCTGTGATCACTGTGAGCGCACCTCCGCCCCCCGAAGTGAGGAGAGAAGACCGAGAGGGGGAGAGCCCAAGCGATGCATAAGCCTGTTGCCAACGGATGCATTGATTTCTTTCCATtagcctacactacactattttacatttttatacttatttttttatacTTTGTTTACATCGTTTCCCCaaaaggaaaatgaaaatgaaaatgaaaaccaTATTTTTGAGACAGTGactttctctcactgacttcactTAAGCTGATGCAATATAAACTACAAAAACAACATACGGTACCTGTAAGATTCTTGTATTACTAAAATTAACATTCAGTACATTACGTAaatagtataagtatatatactcttctgatcccgtgagggaaatctggtctctgcatttatcccaacctgtgaattagtgaaataCACATAGCGAGGTGAAGTACACCCTAACCCAAAGTAGTGAGttgcctgctcaacagcggcgctcggggagcagtaaggggttaggtgccttgcttaaagggtcactgcaccctaaaataggttttttgagctgttgattgattgaaaatacttataagtggtgaactgtactattaccagggttaatattgacaaaaatcgtgtttctcgacaaaagtaacatttcgtctgattttgtattggagatattgctctctcgcgcatactaccgtttgaaaacatgccatggcatgttggtccaaaatactactggaatgctgacgttgtcctgcacttct belongs to Sardina pilchardus chromosome 16, fSarPil1.1, whole genome shotgun sequence and includes:
- the LOC134060150 gene encoding uncharacterized protein LOC134060150 is translated as MEARAESYPNSSSASSDAGPLVQVSFQKDPNRKRKYLESEPKALGCTQIVLAIFLVNAGFLNGTTWLSVMEILNGIFPIIAGSVAIAAQNLSLPALRGCLGLQIFTSIACGITFLCRLTQLEDMHYYECRFMSYELNGTVHHKACTMLLQAEDHYSAEIKVVMTAVIGISITLAAYCCKVIQCCSPASFTPVITVSAPPPPEVRREDREGESPSDA